In Prunus dulcis chromosome 2, ALMONDv2, whole genome shotgun sequence, a single genomic region encodes these proteins:
- the LOC117617477 gene encoding (+)-neomenthol dehydrogenase-like isoform X2: MLIQKSESKSGIPSTMAEVAKKYAVVTGSNQGIGFGTVRKLASNGIMVVLTALDEKMGVEAIEKLKECGLSDLVVFHQLDVTDTASIASLADFVKTQFGKLDILVNNAGVSGTIVDPESMRAAAAAGIGKDGVGVNWSEIMTQTYELAEVCVKTNYYGAKKMTKALLPLLQLSDSPRVVSLSSSMGSLKHIPNEWAKGMLSDAEKLTEQRIDDVLNEFLKDFKEDILETKGWPTSLSAYILSKAAVNAFTRMMANKYPNICINSVDPGFVKTDMNFNTGMLTIDEGAESVVRLTMVPNGSPSGLYFYLQQVSPF, encoded by the exons ATGCTCATACAGAAATCAGAAAGCAAATCTGGAATCCCATCAACAATGGCAGAAGTAGCAAAGAA gTATGCAGTTGTTACAGGTTCAAATCAAGGGATTGGATTTGGAACAGTTAGAAAGTTGGCTTCAAATGGGATCATGGTGGTGTTAACTGCTTTAGATGAGAAAATGGGTGTTGAAGctattgaaaaattgaaagagtGTGGCCTCTCTGACCTGGTGGTTTTTCATCAACTTGATGTAACAGACACTGCTAGCATTGCTTCCCTTGCAGATTTTGtcaaaacccaatttgggAAACTAGATATCTTG GTAAATAATGCAGGGGTTAGTGGAACCATTGTGGACCCTGAATCTATGAGAGCTGCTGCAGCTGCAGGTATTGGTAAG GATGGTGTAGGAGTAAATTGGAGTGAAATAATGACTCAAACGTACGAGTTAGCTGAAGTATGTGTGAAAACAAACTACTATGGTgccaagaaaatgaccaaagcACTCCTTCCTCTCCTCCAGCTATCTGATTCACCAAGAGTTGTCAGTCTTTCTTCCAGCATGGGATCGTTAAAG CATATACCAAATGAATGGGCCAAAGGGATGTTAAGTGATGCTGAGAAACTTACAGAACAGAGAATAGATGATGTTTTGAATGAGTTTCTCAAAGACTTCAAAGAAGATATTCTGGAAACCAAAGGCTGGCCTACTTCCCTCTCTGCCTATATACTCTCAAAAGCAGCCGTGAACGCGTTCACTAGAATGATGGCCAACAAATACCCAAACATCTGCATCAATAGTGTAGACCCTGGATTTGTCAAAACAGATATGAACTTCAATACTGGCATGTTAACCATTGATGAAGGTGCTGAGAGTGTTGTGAGGTTAACTATGGTTCCAAATGGCAGCCCTTCTGGCCTCTACTTCTATTTACAACAAGTCTCACCCTTCTGA
- the LOC117617483 gene encoding (+)-neomenthol dehydrogenase-like, translating to MAEAGKRYAVVTGSNKGVGFGIVRQLASNGVMTVLTARDEKKGIEAVEKLKECGPSDLVVFHELDVTDSSSIASLADFVTIQFGKLDILVNNAGVNGTIMDPEALRAAAAAGLGKWSEMLTQTYEFAEECIKTNYYGTKKMTKTFLPLLQLSDSPRVVNTSSGRGRLKLIPNEWAKGVLNDADKLTEERTEEVLNEFLRDFKEDMLETKCWPPALSAYILSKAALNAYTRIVAKKYPNLCVNCICPGFVKTDMTFNAGIFTVDEAAENVMRLAVFPSGITSGLFFFSQEVTPF from the exons ATGGCAGAAGCAGGAAAGAG gTATGCAGTTGTTACAGGTTCAAATAAGGGAGTTGGATTTGGAATAGTTAGGCAGCTGGCTTCAAATGGGGTCATGACAGTGTTAACCGCTAGAGATGAGAAGAAGGGTATTGAAGctgttgaaaaattaaaagagtgTGGCCCCTCAGACCTTGTGGTTTTTCATGAGCTTGATGTCACAGACTCTTCTAGCATTGCTTCCCTGGCAGATTTTGTCACAATCCAGTTTGGGAAACTAGACATCTTG GTAAACAATGCAGGGGTTAATGGAACCATTATGGATCCTGAAGCTCTCAGAGCTGCTGCAGCTGCAGGACTTGGTAAG TGGAGTGAAATGTTGACTCAGACATATGAGTTTGCTGAAGAATGCATTAAAACAAACTACTATGGTAccaagaaaatgaccaaaacaTTTCTTCCTCTCCTCCAGCTATCCGATTCACCAAGAGTTGTCAATACTTCTTCTGGCCGGGGGAGGTTAAAG CTTATACCAAATGAATGGGCCAAAGGGGTGTTGAATGATGCTGATAAACTTACAGAAGAGAGAACAGAAGAGGTTTTGAATGAGTTTCTAAGAGATTTCAAAGAAGATATGCTGGAAACCAAATGCTGGCCTCCTGCCCTCTCTGCGTATATACTCTCAAAAGCAGCCTTGAATGCATACACTAGAATTGTGGCCAAGAAGTACCCAAATTTGTGTGTCAATTGCATCTGCCCTGGATTTGTCAAAACAGACATGACCTTCAACGCTGGCATCTTCACCGTTGACGAAGCTGCTGAAAATGTTATGCGCTTAGCAGTATTTCCAAGTGGCATTACTTCtggcctcttcttcttttctcaagAAGTCACTCCCTTTTGA
- the LOC117619024 gene encoding (+)-neomenthol dehydrogenase-like yields MAEATKRYAVVTGANKGIGFGTVRQLASNGVIVVLTARDEKRGLEAVEQLKELGLSDLVVFHQLDVTDPVSIASLADFEKTQFGKLDILVNNAGIIGNQLNPEAFRSAVSGKKAEEIDWSEVSTTLNYELAEECLETNYYGTKRVTEALLPILQLSDSPRIVNVSSRFAKLMNFPNGWAKEVLSEAESLTEVRIDDVLGVFLEDVKQGLAETKSWPPLFPPYSVSKAALNAYIRILANKYPNFYINCVSPGFVKTDISYNTGILTINEGAESLVRLVLLPNGGPTSHYFLCHLFEYLYVQCNIGIMILQSCDMKNWGSYRWEGACE; encoded by the exons ATGGCAGAAGCAACAAAGAG GTACGCAGTTGTCACAGGGGCAAATAAAGGCATTGGATTTGGCACGGTTAGGCAACTGGCTTCAAATGGGGTCATAGTGGTGTTAACTGCTAGAGATGAGAAGAGGGGTCTTGAAGCTGTTGAACAATTAAAAGAGCTTGGCCTCTCTGACCTGGTGGTCTTTCATCAGCTTGATGTAACAGACCCTGTTAGCATTGCTTCCTTGGCAGATTTTGAAAAAACCCAGTTTGGGAAACTTGATATCTTG GTAAACAATGCAGGAATTATTGGAAACCAACTGAACCCTGAAGCTTTTAGATCAGCTGTAAGTGGCAAG AAGGCTGAAGAAATCGATTGGAGTGAAGTATCAACAACACTAAACTACGAATTAGCAGAAGAATGCCTCGAAACAAACTACTATGGGACCAAAAGAGTGACTGAAGCACTTTTGCCTATCCTCCAGCTATCTGATTCACCAAGAATCGTTAATGTTTCTTCCCGGTTCGCTAAGCTAATG AATTTTCCAAATGGATGGGCTAAAGAGGTGCTAAGTGAGGCTGAAAGCCTTACAGAAGTGAGAATAGATGATGTGCTTGGTGTGTTTTTGGAAGACGTTAAGCAAGGTTTAGCAGAAACCAAAAGCTGGCCTCCTCTCTTTCCACCCTATTCAGTCTCAAAAGCAGCCTTGAACGCGTACATTAGGATCTTGGCCAACAAGTATCCAAATTTCTACATCAACTGTGTGAGCCCTGGATTTGTCAAAACTGATATAAGTTACAATACTGGCATCTTAACCATCAACGAAGGTGCCGAAAGTCTCGTCCGGTTGGTGCTTCTCCCCAATGGCGGTCCTACCAGCCACTATTTTCTCTGTCAcctttttgaatatttatatGTACAATGTAACATAGGAATAATGATCCTCCAGAGTTGTGACATGAAAAATTGGGGGAGTTATAGATGGGAAGGGGCATGTGAGTGA